A section of the Sedimentisphaera cyanobacteriorum genome encodes:
- a CDS encoding type II secretion system protein, with the protein MRPRKLKAFTIVELLIVSAVLLIIAGVAVPFSVKVKNQFKLKDTKALLTVLADAVERYQNARGDVPFTTLDDSGNIRLPQPDELKEIIEAEISGSPEADGGAVTLLPEPSVHNSFAGSEALYFILSRCPDSAKFLEEISSDMITAKYDGQTLKAAYAGKEYILPRITDSWGNAIRYYYKAEWTFPRIVSAGPDCEFDTEDDISNF; encoded by the coding sequence ATGCGCCCGCGCAAACTAAAAGCTTTTACGATTGTTGAGCTGCTGATTGTTTCAGCTGTTCTGCTTATAATAGCAGGCGTGGCGGTGCCGTTTTCTGTCAAAGTGAAGAACCAGTTCAAGCTTAAAGACACTAAAGCACTTTTAACGGTTCTTGCTGATGCTGTGGAGCGATATCAGAATGCCCGAGGCGACGTTCCTTTTACAACACTAGATGATTCAGGGAATATCAGATTGCCTCAGCCTGATGAGCTCAAAGAGATTATTGAGGCCGAAATCTCGGGCAGCCCGGAAGCTGATGGCGGCGCGGTTACGCTTCTTCCTGAACCCTCTGTTCATAACAGCTTCGCCGGCTCTGAAGCGCTTTATTTTATTCTTTCAAGATGCCCTGATTCAGCGAAGTTTCTCGAAGAGATCTCCTCTGATATGATAACTGCAAAATATGACGGCCAAACGCTCAAGGCAGCTTATGCCGGCAAAGAGTATATACTCCCGAGGATTACAGACTCTTGGGGCAATGCAATACGGTATTATTACAAAGCTGAATGGACGTTCCCGAGGATTGTTTCAGCAGGC